The DNA region TTAAGTCACTCAGATGGTTCTTGTAAAGGGGATTTTTTTGCGTTTTCACTGGTGGGCATGTATTTTCCGTGTTTATGCTTTtttcatttcacatttttattccTTTTTGTCGTTATCTCAcgaattaatattttgtgaccatttaaagaaaataaaaaatcagatGGAGGTAATTAACATGGTATATAGGATAAAGATATATATACACTAGTGCTTGCTTTTTCTGAAACAAAGAATAATGTTTTGATTGGTTAAGTTCGTCAAATTCGGTCAAAATCAATCCTTTGagtgaaaagaaaattaacGTGTGCATATCGTGTAGTATAAAAATTAGATAGGGATTGGGGACAATTAATTAGGGTTCTTAAGGATTCCTTCTTTGCTAAGGCAGTGGCTGGCATCTTTTGACCTAGGAAAGATGAAAAATCGTATACAATGGGTTAATGTCCCCTTTCTAGCTTTAaaccttttttattattttaattctttagaTAAAGGTGACATGATGATGTGAAAACATTGAGCAATCTCTAAGGAAGGGATGGGtctagaataaattatcaaaatattaaattaattgagatAATGAATTCACCTCCTTATGTTTCAAATACAATTTTAGGGAATCAAAATGGTAAACAAGaatagaaaagaaaattgagACTAGTTTGTTTGTCAAGCTCGAACAACATAATACTCGTCGATATATACCAAAGTTTtacaataaaaacatatataaagaGAGATTAGTACATTAGTAAACCTCGACAAAGAAAATCatacaattttgtttttgtaaacgTAAAAAGTTATAATGACTCTCCGCAGTCATGACACTTTCTATTTAAATCGTTTTAAGTAGAAATTGAACGCGTGACCAAAGTAAAACACACATTTATGTCATTCATCTCGAAATATGAGTTTAAACCCTTCATTATTGACTAGAACATCGAGCCATCTAACCAACTAAAAGCACCTGAGGagaacattattattataagtttttattttattttattatttttattatggaGAAATAGAGAGTAGAGAGGAGTGGTGGTGTGGATGATAAAGACCCATCACGATGAGATGGGTGGTGATAAAAGTAGGAACATATAGAAGTGctctttgatttttctttctttttcttctccaaAATGCGACTTATGTATGCGTGCGTCGGCCCACTTCCAATATCCCCATCCCATCCCTTCCCTATTCATTATTCATCCTTCCATTTTTAATACAAACATATACACATGCATCTCACCCCcacattcttattttatttatatttttctctcccTTTTATTATCTCTTAATTAAACAAATGGATTATATTAGATAAAGAAATAGCTTAAGATAATTGAGATGCATGTGGCATTTATTTCCTtgtttaaaaatgtaatagatATATACATCCGAAATTTAAAAACTAGTTTGACGGAGAGGACAATGTGGATTTTTCGATCGAAGACATGAGAGGAAGATAGTTCTCCTCCGTTTGTTCTTTCAAGCAGATGAGATCTTCTGTGACCAAATGCTCCATGTGGTCTCTCACAGGCGAGATTTAAATCAATCATTTCAAGGCAACCCGTTTTGACTCCGATcttgttttgttatttttgtattattctttttatgTTGTTGGAGACATATGTTTTGTTGGTTATTTTTCtaacactttttatttatgtacgaggaatgttgataaaaaaaaaagtttaagagATAttgaaagattatatatatattcgattcttacttaaaatgttttaaattgagATCAGGTGCTagattcttaaaatttaaaaactaataataatgaagaaaaGGTGTTTTGAAggcttatttatgaatttatagtAACGTGATTCCGTGAATGCTAAGCTTCAATCTTTTACAGATGGAATTCTGTTCATTTGTTGACTAAAAAACTATGGTTgtcaaaactttttttaaaaacaaataatataatacagGTGGTTATAAAACGtgataaataacaaaaataacacCAAAAAAAGGTGTCAATATGGACCCTCTCCCAAGGATCTACATTCTACACAATATATAGGAACTCAATATGAAACttcccatcatcatcatcatcgactCAATCATGAAAGTGATTCTTCGTCTTGGTGGTTGAAAGCTCATTCAAAGTTTATATTATCGAAGTAACTCTCAAAATCGACTTCAAAATTTAAAGGTGTTTAAGGGAAGTGAATGATCCATCAATGGAAAAGTGAATGTCAGAGTAAGGATTAtgagatttttgaaaatattttgataagaattgtgaaaaaataacctctaatagaaaagaaaaaaagagactCTTAATTGTAAAGAATAAGTTAAAATCCAAGTGGAACTCAGTTACCACCTAATTTATAAGGGTCCTAAATTTAGAGggaaaaaaatagtattattagttatttaattaattagtgtgCAATTTCATGTAACAAAGAGTTTTAAGGGACATCTATATAAAATGTACAGTTAATCTCATATTTCACCCAATAGATTTCTTTCTCATCCTATTTAAGGGACATCTATATAAAATGCATAGTTTGGTACTAATATCAAAATTTGTAAATAGCTTGAGGGTTTATTTATAAGTTTCGactatcaaaattataaaaaaaaatcaaaaacatattatttatgaGATGGATCGTgataaatttaaacttaatctGGCCCATATCCTATCTTATTCCGAAGCTCCgaatattaaaacaaagaaaGACTTCTATAAGGGCTTGATTGATGAACGAGTTATTGAGATAAAACCtagtttttatttcaaaactcaataatcaaatcatcaatttaatcgatctatttattttttttaaataccaaaattatctGTTAGGCCTTATTcgttttgagtttttaaaataatccaaacaaaatcaattttccaatcaatcatttctcaaccatcaaatcactcatttctttaacaaaaatactaaaatactttatattttaaataaggaCAAATTACCTAGGCGGTCCTCTAATTACTCTGATTGCTTACTTTTAgccttcaaattaatttttaaaacaaatcgccCTTTCAACTTTAAAAAAAGTAACTAATGACCCTTCCTTCCATTAACTTACTTTTTGGTTAACATAAcggtttaaacttaaaatattattttttaaatattatttttaattttatttttaagcttaaccgttatgttaaaaataatatataaaaaataatattttaagcttaaccgttatgtttaaccaaaaagttgacggaagggtCATTGGTGACTAttctaaaagttgaaggggcgatttgttttaaaaaataatttgagggctAAAGTGAGCGATCggagtaattattttttattttatttatatatatcaatttatttttaccaaaataatcattaaaaaagaaaaaaatataaattaattattaaataaaaatctagaaagaaaaaaaggaataatttgattaaaaaataaataaaaacaagtatttttctacttttaatcaaccaagaattttttttaaaaaaacaaacaaccacttcttcaaacaagctctaagagtTTGGCAAGACTCAACAGCCATTCACCAATGGTAGAGTTTTTCCCTCTAACCTTATCATCTTTCATTCCCTCTTTATCCATTACTTATCCAAtccttttctttctctctctttaaaaCTAactctccctccctccgtctacATCATTTCCTTCTTCTCTATCATAACCGCTCTCCGAATCGTATTGCGCTGATTACAAATCTCAAACAATGTCAGCTCTTCTATCCTGCCATTACTCTTCGCTCTCAACATCTGCTCAAACCTCCAAATTCATCAATCCTAATCTATctttcaacaacaacaacgtTCGTTTCTCGCACCAAAACGCTTCGCATCCATCACTTGGCGCTCGATGTTCATCTGAAAGCTCCAGACGGTTTCAACACCACAACAAACAGGTTAAGTTTCAATTCCTTCTTATGAATGCATTCACTAGTCAGTTAAACAGTGTTAGATTGTGAATGAGATCTGTTTGTTATGCAGAAGGATCCGATTGTTTCATTGAAGGAATGTGCGATTTCTCTAGCATTGGCGTTTGGATTGATAACCGGAGCTCCTACTTTTGATATTGCCAATGCTGCTACTCCGGCAATGCCAGATGTATCTGTATTGATCTCAGGGCCGCCGATCAAGGATCCAGGAGCTTTGTTGAGATACGCATTGCCAATTGACAATAAGGCAATCAGAGAGGTGCAAAAGCCGCTTGAAGACATTACTGATAGTCTCAAAATTTCTGGTGTCAAGTCACTTGATTCTGTCGGGAGAGTAAGGAATTTAGTGTATACAAAACTTCTTTGATTGATAACAGATTCGATGCTGATGACTATCCTTGTATGAATTGCAGAATGCGAGACTGGCGTCACGCTCTCTTAAGCAGGGGAAATCACAAATCATATCTGGATTGGCTGAATCAAAGAAGGATCATGGAGTTGAGCTGCTTGACAAGCTGGACGCAGGTCTGGATGAGCTGCTACAGATTGTGGAAGACAAGAATCGAAATGCAATTGTGCCAAAGCAGAAAGAGCTGCTCAACTATGTCGGCAAGTGAGTATGAAATGTTTATTCATCTATGCACTTTTTTACCAATACAGTAGTAAAATGTGGAGCCATGTGGTATGAACATTAGATGCATATGAATGATTGCAACAAAGGCAATGCATACACAGAAATGATTCTACCTGAAAGATCTATTATAGATGTCAGAGTTTGAAGTATTAGAGGAATTTCATGAAATGTTGATTTACATACTTCTGTTATATCAGAAATCATCTAGAGTGTGCCCTTATTGCTCAAAGTCTCTTCAAACAGCTTACACTTTTAAGCTGCTGAAGAAAACCTTCTGAATCTCCCAAGAGTCTTCATGAAATGTCTTCAGAAACTTTATATTGATCTTTGTAAGGTGTTTGTGAGAATTTTCAAACTGTCACAGAATAAGGAAGAGATAAATTGATCAAGCAAGTTATTGGCATATGGAAAATACATTGCATTGGAGAAGTTCTGGTACCAAATCCACTTTGGGAGCTTATTATTTGTTAGTTTCCCATTGGTTAGAATAGGGGTTTTGTTATGCATTTAGGGCTGAAATGAGTTTAAATGATAGTTGAAAGACCTCGATGAGTAAACCTAGCCATTTTTACTCATCTTGATGTCATCTATTGTTGTAAATCTTCGAAAATATTTGAATCATGCCCAAGGTTTTATTATGGATTTTGAGgggaatttttatttttgttttacagCGTTTAAGGTCTTTTAAGTAGTTCATGAATTAGAATGTATAAAGTTACTCTAGGCTTGGGTGCAGAGAAGAGAATGACATCTCTTGTAACTGAGGCATAACTACATAGTCATTTGCTTGAACTCATAGTTTCATATAATGTTCTAAATCTGGGAGCTCTCCAGATTTTGAACTTGAAAGAGTTGGTCTACTTGAGACAAAGCCATAGGGCCCATATCTCATTTATACCCTTGTCATTGACTGCAGCTGAGATGTTCCTGGGGCATTCGATTTCTGCAGTGTTGAAGAGGATATGGTTGATGGCTTCCCCTTTGAGGTGCCTGAAGAGTACAAGAACACACCTTTCTTGAAAGGAAGAGCAGCTGTAGATATGAAGGTCAAAGTGAAGGACAATCCTAACGTGGATGAATGTGTCTTTCATATTGTTCTCGATGGTTACAACGCTCCAGTAACTGCTGGGAATTTCCTGGATTTGGTTAAAAGGCATTTTTACGACGGAATGGAAATCCAAAGAGGTAATATATGAAATTCTACAAGTTTCcattattaatttgttacaaAATCAGTTAAAATAGCTGTTCTCTTTTG from Impatiens glandulifera chromosome 5, dImpGla2.1, whole genome shotgun sequence includes:
- the LOC124938408 gene encoding peptidyl-prolyl cis-trans isomerase CYP38, chloroplastic; the encoded protein is MSALLSCHYSSLSTSAQTSKFINPNLSFNNNNVRFSHQNASHPSLGARCSSESSRRFQHHNKQKDPIVSLKECAISLALAFGLITGAPTFDIANAATPAMPDVSVLISGPPIKDPGALLRYALPIDNKAIREVQKPLEDITDSLKISGVKSLDSVGRNARLASRSLKQGKSQIISGLAESKKDHGVELLDKLDAGLDELLQIVEDKNRNAIVPKQKELLNYVGNVEEDMVDGFPFEVPEEYKNTPFLKGRAAVDMKVKVKDNPNVDECVFHIVLDGYNAPVTAGNFLDLVKRHFYDGMEIQRADGFVVQTGDPEGPAEGFIDPSTEKIRTIPLEIMVEGEKVPFYGQTLEELGLYKAQTKLPFNAFGTMAMAREEFENNSASSQIFWLLKESELTPSNSNILDGRYAVFGYITENEDYLADLKVGDVIESVEVVSGLDNLVNPSYEIAS